One genomic window of Candidatus Cloacimonas sp. includes the following:
- a CDS encoding IS3 family transposase, producing MEAICMTFGYTRQAYYKHSHLEEFRTERNQMVLEEVRDIRHTQPKVGVRKLHIMLNNSGKPELKIGRDQLFELLAENDMLVKQKRKFIRTSCSDKQFSVFPNLLDKKTIDKKNQAWVVDITYLNTCYGFAYLYLITDRYSRKIISFVVANSLHAKHACKALQKAISTVDDPAGIIHHSDHGSQYCSEEYQKILNSNNILCSMTGIAHCYDNAVAERINGILKQEFGLGMTLQSVKVAQELASDAIYIYNNNRLHRALMYKTPCEVHDAL from the coding sequence ATGGAAGCAATTTGTATGACCTTTGGATACACTCGCCAGGCATATTACAAGCACAGTCATTTAGAGGAATTTCGGACTGAGCGTAATCAGATGGTGCTTGAAGAAGTTCGGGATATCCGTCATACACAGCCAAAGGTTGGAGTCCGAAAGTTGCATATAATGCTGAATAACAGTGGGAAACCAGAGTTGAAGATAGGGCGGGATCAGTTATTCGAACTGCTTGCCGAGAATGATATGCTGGTTAAGCAAAAGCGCAAGTTTATCCGCACTTCATGTTCAGATAAACAGTTCTCCGTATTTCCTAATCTGTTGGATAAGAAAACGATAGACAAGAAGAATCAGGCATGGGTGGTGGATATTACCTATCTTAATACCTGTTATGGCTTTGCCTATCTATACCTGATAACTGATAGGTATTCGCGAAAGATTATCAGCTTTGTTGTTGCCAACAGCTTGCATGCAAAACATGCGTGTAAAGCTCTTCAAAAGGCAATTAGTACTGTAGATGATCCTGCTGGGATTATTCACCATTCTGATCATGGAAGCCAGTATTGCAGTGAGGAATATCAAAAAATATTGAATAGCAACAATATCCTATGTAGCATGACCGGCATAGCTCATTGTTACGATAACGCTGTGGCAGAACGTATTAATGGCATCTTAAAACAGGAATTCGGCTTAGGAATGACTTTGCAATCTGTGAAGGTAGCTCAGGAATTAGCTTCAGATGCTATCTACATCTATAATAATAACCGATTGCATAGGGCTCTGATGTATAAGACGCCGTGCGAGGTACACGATGCACTCTAA